The genomic segment CTGCACATGCGGCAGCAACCGCCGCCAAGGCTGCCCCCCATCAGCATGCCGCAGCTTTGGCTGAGGCGCAGTTGCGCGAAGCCGCGCTACGTATTACGCCGGTCCGTATCAAAGTCCTGGCTGCGTTACTGGAAGCGCGTTGCGCTTTTTCGCATCAAGACATGCAGGACCAGTTTGTCGAAATGGACCGGGTAACCTTGTATCGCGCGCTAGACTGCCTGACCGACGCCGGCCTGGCGCACAAGATCGCCGGCGATGACCGCGTGTTCCGCTATAGCGCCGGCGCCGAACATGGCGATTCCGGGACGCACGGCGACGCTGCGCACCATACCCAGCATCAGCACGGTCATTTCAAATGCACCCGCTGCACCAAGGTGTTTTGCCTGGACGGCAGTGGCGACGCAGGCTTCCTCGACAGCATACTGA from the Collimonas arenae genome contains:
- a CDS encoding Fur family transcriptional regulator, yielding MNPGQKSKSVAGAAAHAAATAAKAAPHQHAAALAEAQLREAALRITPVRIKVLAALLEARCAFSHQDMQDQFVEMDRVTLYRALDCLTDAGLAHKIAGDDRVFRYSAGAEHGDSGTHGDAAHHTQHQHGHFKCTRCTKVFCLDGSGDAGFLDSILTLGDNHANSTPAALRKQLQQALQDTLGKGFQGHEIELTIKGWCADCAH